A window of Variovorax sp. HW608 genomic DNA:
GCCTGGTGAATTCGCGGCAGGGCTCGGGCGTGTACGTGGCGCCGCGACCCGTCAACCAGCCGCTGGCCTTCGACCCGACGGTGCTGACCTCGGTGCAGGCCGTGGTGCACGTGGTCGAGGTCCGGCGGGTGCTCGAGGGCGAGATCGCCGCGCTGGCGGCCGAGCGCGCCTCGCGCGCGCAGATCGCCGAGCTGCGCCGCGCCCTCAAGGCCATCGATGCCGCCGTGGCCGACGGCCGCGACGGCGTCGCCGAGGACCTGGCCTTCCACCGCGTCATCGGCGAGGCCACCGGCAACCCGCAATTCCGGCAGCTGCTCGGCTTCCTGGAGCAGTACCTGCGCGAAGGCATGCGCATCACGCGCGGCAACGAGGCGCGGCGGCTCGATTTCATGACCGCGGTGCAGCGCGAGCACCGTGCCATCTTCGAGGCGATCGCGGCGCGCGATCCCGAAGCGGCGCGGCGCCGGGCCACCGAACACATCACCCGCGGCGAACAGCGCCTGATCGAAGGCGGCGTCATCGACGGCCGCCGTCGCCAGGCGGCGGTCAAGGCCGTTCGCGCCGCCGCGGCCACCACTGCCGGAAAGGGCAAGAAATCCATGAAGGAGTCCCCATGAGACTGATGATCACGGGAGGCGGCGGTTTCGTCGGATCGCGCCTCGCGCAGGCCTTGCTTGCGCGCGGCACGCTCGCCGGCGAGCGCATCGGCCGCCTCGTGCTGACCGACATCGCGCCGCCACCCGCGAGCCTGCTCGCGGACCCGCGCGTCGAAGCGCGCACCGGCCCGCTGCTCGCGCAGACCGACGCGCTGCGGGGCGAGGAGTTCGACGGCGTGTTCCACCTCGCTTCCGCCGTCTCGGGCGAATGCGAGCTCGATTTCGACCTCGGCCTGCGTTCCAACCTCGACAGCACGCGGGCGCTGCTCGATGCGATCCGGGCGCGCGTCAACGCCGGCGGCAAAGTGCCGCGCGTGGTGTTTTCCAGCTCGGTCGCGGTGTTCGGGCCCGACCCGGCCCATCCGATGCCCAAGATCGTCGCCGACGACACGCTGCCCGTTCCGCAGACGTCCTACGGCATCCAGAAGCTGATCTGCGAACACCTCATCGCCGACTACACGCGCAAGGGCTACATCGACGGCCGCGCGGCCCGACTCATGACCGTGACGGTGCGCCCCGGCCGGCCGAACGGCGCGGCGTCGTCGTTCTTCAGCAGCATCATCCGCGAGCCGCTGGCGGGGGTGGAGGCGATCTGCCCGGTGTCGCCCGAGGTGTCGCACCCGATGACATCGCCGGCGCGCACGGTGGAGGGGCTGATCGCGGTCTACGAAGCCAGCCGCGAAGCCTTCTGCGGACGCACCGCGCTCAACCTCCCGGCCCTCAACGTCACGGTGCGCGAGATGCTCGATGCGCTGGAACAAGTGGCCGGCCCGGCGGTGCGTGCGAGGGTGCGCTTCGAGCGCGACGAGCGCATCGCGGGCATCGTGGCCAACTGGCCCACCGGCGCCTCGGCCGCGCGCGCGGCGCGGCTCGGGCTGCATCCGCATGAAAACTTCGCCGATATCGTTCGCCAGTACATCGACGATTGCAAAGCTGCACCGAACGCAGACCAGACTTTGAAGGGCATGTCCTCATGAAATCGAAAAAGAAGAACACCAAGGCCGCAGCGGGGAAGGCCCCGAAATTCAAGCTGCGCTCGCAGGCCTGGTTCGACAACCCGGCCAATGCCGACATGACCGCGCTCTACCTGGAGCGCACGATGAATTTCGGCCTCGGCTTCGACGAGTTGCAATCGGGGCGGCCGATCATCGGCATCGCGCAGACCGGCTCGGACATCGCGCCGTGCAACCGCCACCACCTGGTGCTGGCCGAGCGGGTGCGCGAAGGCATTCGCGACGCGGGCGGCATCGCCTTCGAGTTTCCGATCCATCCGATCCAGGAAACCTGCAAGCGGCCGACGGCGGCGCTGGACCGCAATCTGCAGTACCTGTCGCTGGTCGAGGTGCTGTACGGCTATCCGATCGACGGCGTGGTGCTGACCACCGGCTGCGACAAGACGACGCCCGCGCAGCTGATGGCGGCGGCGACGGTGGACATCCCGGCGATCGCGCTGAACTCGGGGCCGATGCTCAATGGCTGGCACGAGGGCGAACGCACCGGTTCGGGCACCATCGTGTGGCGTGCGCGCGAGATGATGGCGGCGGGCAAGATCGGCTACCAGGAGTTCCTGAAGCTGGTCGCATCGTCGGCGCCCTCGACGGGGCACTGCAACACGATGGGCACGGCATCGACGATGAACTCGCTCACCGAGGCGCTGGGCATGACGCTGCCGGGCAGCGCGGCGATTCCGGCGCCCTACCGCGACCGCCAGGAGATGGCGTACATGACGGGCAAGCGCATCGTGGAGATGGTGCGCGAAGACCTGAAACCCTCGGACATCCTCACGCGCGAGGCGTTCGAGAACGCGATCGTGGTCAACTCCGCGCTCGGCGGCTCGACCAATGCGCCGGTGCACCTGAATGCGATCGCGCGCCACATCGGCGTGGAGCTGACGACGGAAGATTGGGAAAAGCACGGCTACAAGATTCCGCTGATCGTCAATCTTCAGCCGGCGGGCGAGTATCTCGGCGAGGACTACTACCGCGCGGGCGGCGTGCCCGCGGTGGTGGCCGAACTGGTCGCGCAGAAGAAGATCAAGCCGGCGATGACGGCCAATGGCAAGACGCTGATCGAGAACTGCGAAGGCCGGTTCACGAGCGACCGGAAGGTGATCTTCCCGTACAACAAGCCGATGAAGAAAAACGCGGGCTTCCTGAATCTGAAGGGCAACCTCTTCGATTCCGCGATCATGAAGACGAGCGTGATCACGCCGGAATTCCACTCGCGCTATCTGGAAGATCCGAAGGACCCGATGGCGTTCGAGGGCACGGCGATCGTGTTCGACGGGCCGGAGGACTACCACGCGCGAATCGACGATCCGAAGATGAAGATCGACGAGCGCAGTGTGTTGTTCATGCGCGGCGTGGGGCCGGTGGGTTATCCGGGGGCCGCCGAGGTCGTCAACATGCGTGCGCCTTCGTACCTCCTCAAGAAGGGCATCACTGCACTGCCCTGCATCGGCGATGGTCGGCAGTCGGGGACTTCGGGGTCGCCTTCGATCCTCAACGCCTCGCCCGAGGCTGCGACCGGCGGTGGGTTGGCGTTGGTGCGGACCGGGGATCGGGTGCGCATCGATCTCAAGAAGCGCACTGCGGACATGCTGGTGTCCGATGAGGAACTTGCCAAGCGGCGGGCTGAGTTGGAGAAGCAAGGGGGGTATCCGTATCCCAAGAGCCAGACGCCTTGGCAGGAGATCCAGCGGGCCGTCGTCGATGAGCTTTCGGAGGGGATGGTTTTGAAGCCTGCTGTGAAGTACCAGAGGATTCACGCTCGGTTTGGGATTCCTCGGGATAACCACTGACTTTTTTTGTTTGTTGAACGGTGGTCCGCCTGGGTTGCGGTACGGGGCCGGGGGCTTCACTACGCCGGCCGCTGCGCGGCTGCCCTGCGGTGCTCGCCTTTCGCGGGGTCTCGCGCAAACTCGCTTCGCTCAGACAGCGCGAGCCCTGATCCGCGAAAGGCTGCGCTCCTCGGCGGCGTAGAGGCGCCCCCAGCCCCGCACCACAACCCAGGCTCGTCTGCGACGTCGCGATCCGTTGAACGACGGAGGGGATGGGAGTGGACAGTTCTCCCCTACCGTTTCCGCGGTGGCGGGCGGTGTGCCCTTGGGCGGCCGTTGAGGCACCGCCGAGCAGCGCAGCGGTACGCGGATCAGGGCTCGCGACTGTTTGAGCGAAGCGAGTTTGAGCGAGACCCCGCGTACCGCGAGCAGCGCAGGGCAGCCGCGAAGCGGCCGGTGACGTCGGCCGCCCAAGGGCACACCGCCCGCCACCGCCACCCGCAAAGCCGCAAAGCCGCACCGCACCCTAAGCGGAAGAACCCATCTCCTCAATCGCTTCCCGCATGAACCGGGTAATGCTGCGCACAGCCACGGAATCCGGCCGCCCCGCAAACCGAAGCGCCCGAATCGGCACCGGAATGAGCGGCTCCAGCACCAGCACGTCCACCTTCTCCCGATCCGCCGACTTCGCCGTGCAGCCATCGACGAGCGCGATACCGAGCCCGTGGTGCGCCATCGCCAGCGCCGCGTGATAGGTCTGCACCGTCACGACCGCCTGGAACCCGATCCCCGCCTGCCGGCAGGCCTGGCTCAGGCTCGTCCCCACGGGATCGCGGCTGTCGAGCCCGATCACCGGCAGCTTGACCAGGTCGTGCAAAGCCACGGAGCCATTGCGCAGCAGCGCCCGCGGCAGCATCCCCTTCGGCGCGATGCAGGTCATGCGGCTGTCCGCCAAGGTCTCCTGCGTCAACGAGGGATGCACCGCCGGACTGAACGCGAAACCCACGTCCGCCTCCTGCAGCAGCAGCGCCGACATGATTTGCGGCGAGTGCAGCGATTCGACCGTCACCGCCACCCCCGGATGCTTCTCGCGAAAGCGCTTGAGCGCGCGCGGCAGCACCTCGTAGCTCAACGCCAGCACCGCGAGGATGCGCAGCTCGCCCGCATCGGTCCCCGCGCGCAGACTCGCCGCCAGCCGCTGCACCTCGTCGAGCTGCGCGAACAGCCGCTCGATATGCGGATACAGCGCCAGCGCCTCCGTGGTCGGCGCGAGCCGCCCCTTGGCGCGCTGGAACAACGAAAAGCCGAGCTGGATCTCCGAATGCTGCAAGGTCCGGCTCACCGCCGGCTGCGTGATGTTGATCAGGCGCGCCGCCGCGCTCACGCTCCCCGTGAGCATGATCGCGTTGAAGACCTCGATGTGCCGCAGACGCATCGCGCTCAGGGTGCGGTCTGGCCGACCTTGTTGCGCGACACGTCCATGATGAGCTGCGTCGCCAGGTACAGCCGCGGCGGGATCGAATCGATCAGCACGTACTCCGCATCCATCGAATGCGCGCCGAAGCCCTGCAGGCCGAAGCGCTCGACCACCGCCGCCTTGGTCTTCAGCGCCGCGAAAGCCGCATCGGTGCCGCCACCCGCAACCTTGTCGTCGGCGCCGAGCGTCTTGCCGAGCTCCTTGTAGATCTGCTGCGCATGCGCGGCCAGCGCGCGCGATGCATCGGTCGCCTCCAGCGGCGGACGGCGGCGCTCGAACTTCACCTCGACCTTCGCCTGCGGGATGAGCTGGTTCTTCACCCGCTCCATCACCTGCTGCTCGATGCGGTCGTAGTCGCTCACCTTCAGCACGCGCACGTCCGCAGCGGCAACCGCGGTCGCCGGAATCACGTTGCGATTGGTGCCGGCGCGCGATACCGTCCAGTTGAGCTTGAGCCCGGTCGACGGGTCCGACAGGTCGCGCATCTGCAGGATCTGGTGCGACAGCTCGTAGAGCGCATTCACGCCCGCCTCCGGCATCGAACCCGCGTGCGAGGCCTTGCCCGTGACATTGAGCGTGACCGACGCGATGCCCGCCGTCGCGAGCGACAGCTTGTCGTCGCGCGCCGACGAGCCCTCGAAGGACATCACGACGTCGTGCTCGCCCCCGAGTTTGGTGATCAGCGTGCGGGCGCCGGGCGAGCTGATCTCCTCGTCGCCGTTGATCAGCACGGTGAGCAGGCCGTAGTCCTTGAAGTCCATCGCCTTCAGCATCGCGACCGTGTGCGCGATCACCGCGACACCCTGCTTGTCGTCCGCAATGCCGAGGCCGTAGGCCTTGTCGCCATCGATGCGGAACGGCTGCTGCTTCGACATGCCGATCTGGTAGACCGTGTCCATGTGGGCGATCAGCATGATCTTCTTCGTGCCCGTGCCCTTGAACGTCGCGCGCACCACCTTGCCGATCTTCTCCGGCGTGTCTTCCATGCGGTATGCGCCTTCGGACACATCGATCAGTTCCACCTGACCGCCGAGCGCCTTGAACTTCGAGGCGACGAGGTTGGCCATCTTGTCGAGCCCTTCGAGATCGCGGCTGCCGGATTCGATCGAGACGAATTCCTTCAGGGTTTCGAGCAGCGCCGGTTTTTCCTTGGCGGCCAGCGCGGCCAGGCGCTCGTCGGGGGCGGCCAATGCGCATGCGCATGCGGCGCCCAGCGCGGTCAACAAAAAGGCTTTACGGGCAAAGGCAACAGCAGTCATTCAGTTCATCGTCTCCAAGAAAAATCGTTATCAATGCGCCTTGTCCCAGTTGGGACCAAAGCCGATCTCGGCCAGCAGCGGCACCTTCAGATCCGCCACGCTCGCCATGAGCCGCGGGATCTCGGTGCGGACCCATTCGACTTCGCTCTCCGGCACCTCGAACACCAGTTCGTCGTGCACCTGCATGATCATCTTCGTGCCGCGCTTCTCGGCGTCGAGCACTTCCTGCACCTTCACCATGCTGAGCTTGATGAGGTCGGCCGCGGTGCCCTGCATCGGCGCGTTGATGGCCGCGCGCTCGGCCGCGCCGCGACGCGGGCCGTTGGGCGACTTGATCTCGGGCAGGTACAGGCGCCGGCCGAACACCGTCTCCACGTAGCCGATCTCCCTGGCGCGCGCCTTGGTCTCGTCCATGTACGCCTTCACGCCGGGATAGCGCGCGAAGTAGCGTTCGATGTAGGAGGCCGCGGCCTTGTTGTCGATGCCCAGGTTGCGCGCGAGGCCGAAGCTGCTCATGCCATAGATGAGTCCGAAGTTGATCACCTTCGCGTAACGGCGCTGCTCGCTCGACACCTGGTCCACTGCCACGCCGAACACCTCGCCGGCGGTCGCGCGGTGCACGTCGATGCCCTCGGTGAAGGCACGCAGCAGCGATTCGTCGCCGCTGATGTGCGCCATGATCCGCAGCTCGATCTGCGAATAGTCGGAACTCGCGATCACGCTGCCCGCCGGCGCCACGAAGGCTTCGCGCACGCGGCGGCCTTCTGCCGTGCGGATCGGGATGTTCTGCAGGTTCGGGTCGTTGCTCGACAACCGCCCGGTCACCGCGACCGCCTGCGCATAGTGGGTGTGCACCCGCCCGCTTCTGGGATGCGCCAGGAGGCCGAGCTTGTCGGTGTAGGTGCCCTTGAGCTTCGAGAGCCCGCGGTGCTCCAGGATCTTGGCGGGCAGCGGGAAATCCTCGGCCAGCTTCTCGAGCACTTCCTCGTCGGTGCTCGGCGCGCCGCTCGGCGTTTTCTTGACCACCGGCAGGCCCAGCTTGGTGAAGAACACCTCGCCGATCTGCTTGGGCGAACCGAGGTTGAAGGGCTGGCCCGCGAGGCCATAGGCCTCCTGCTCCAGCGCCATGATGCGCCTGCCGAGTTCGTTGCTCTGCGAAGCCAGCGTGGGCGCATCGATGAGCACGCCGTTGCGTTCGACGCGAAAGAGTGTCTCGCTGGTCTCGATCTCGAGCTCGTAGATGAAGCGCAGCTTCTCGTCGGCCTCCAGCCTGGGCCAGAGTGTGCGATGCACGTCCAGCGTCTGGTCCGAGTCCTCGCAGGCATATTCGGCCGCCTTCTCGATCGAGACCTGGCTGAACGGAATCTGGTGCGACCCCTTGCCGCACAGATCCTCGTAGTCGATGCCCGTGCGGCCGAGGTGCCGCTCGGCCAGGCTCGCGAGCCCGTGCGGCTTGTGCACTTCGAGCACGTAGCTCTGCAGCATCGTGTCGTGTGCGTAGCCCTGCACTTCGATGCCGTGGTTGGCGAACACATGGCGGTCGTACTTGATGTGCTGGCCGAGCTTCTTCCTCGTGCCGTCTTCCAGCCACGGCGTGAGGCGCGCCAGCACTTCGCCCCGCGGCAGCTGCGCGGGCGCGTCGGGGTAGTTGTGGCCGACCGGAACGTAGGCCGCCTCGCCGGGCGTCACGCTGAAGCTGATGCCGACGATCTCGGCCACCATCTCGTCGAGCGAATTGGTCTCGGTGTCCAGCGCGACGAGGTCCGCCGACTGCAGCTTCGCGAGCCACCTGTCGAACATCTCCCAGTCGAGGATCGTGTCGTAGGCGAGGTTGGATGCCTGCTCGACCGCTTCGAAGCCGGGCTGGTCGAACAGTCCGGTGCCGCCTTGCGGCGCATTGCGCTTCCCGCCTTCCTCGATGAGCTCGGGCGGCGCCTCGTGCGCTTCGAGCGTCTTCACCAGGGTCTTGAATCCGAAGCGCTCGTAGAAGACCTTGAGCTCGTCGATCTGCTGGGGACGGATCGCGATCCCGTCCAGCGCGGGCAGGCCGGCCACGTGGCCGTCGAGGTCGCAGTCGGTGCGGATGGTCACGAGCCGCCGGCCTTGCGGCAGCCAGTCGAGCACCTTGCGCAGGTTCTCGCCGGCCTGGCCCTTGACCTCTCCGGCACGCGCGATGAGGCCGTCGAGCGAGCCGTATTCGCTCAGCCACTTGGCCGCCGTCTTGGGGCCGACCTTCTCGACGCCCGGCACGTTGTCGACCGCATCGCCCACCAGCGTCTGGTAGTCGATCATCAGGCTGGGCGGCACGCCGAACTCGGCGGTGACGCCGGCGACGTCGCGCTTCTTGCCGTTCATGGTGTCGATGATCGTGACGTGCTCGTCGACGAGCTGGCTCAGGTCCTTGTCGCCGCTGGAGACAATGACCTCGATGCGCTGGTTCGCCGCGGTGCGCGCGAGCGTGCCGATGACGTCGTCGGCCTCGACGTCGGGCACGCACAGCACCGGCCAGCCCAGCAGTTTCACGACTTCATGGATCGGCCCGATCTGGCTGCGCAGGTCGTCCGGCATCGGCGAGCGGTTGGCCTTGTACTGGGGATACCAATCGTCGCGGAAGGTCCTGCCGGGCGCGTCGAACACGCAGGCGGCGTAGTCGGCCCGCACCTCGCGGCGCAGGGCGGTCATCATGTTGATCATTCCCCGGATCGCGCCGGTGGCCGGACTGCTGCTGTCGCCGGGGACGGCGCGCAGGTCGGGCATCGCATGGAAGGCGCGGTAGAGGTAGCTCGATCCGTCGACGAGCAGCAGCGTTTTCTTGTCGGTCATCGGGGCATTTTGCCGTGCCGGCGCAAGGCATCCGCAAGGTGTGTCCGCAAGCGCACTTGCGGGTATCCCTGATGCAATCGCGGACCTACAATCGTGCCATGTCGTTCACCCGTCTTCTCGTCCCCCGCGCTCGGCTGGCTGCCGTGCTGCTGGGCTGCACCGCGCCGTTCGCGGCCGTCCAGGCCCAGAATCCTCCGCCTGCGGAGTCGTCGGCCCGCCCGGCCCAGCAGCAGCCCGAACAGGACAAGGAAGCCGGTCGCCGCAACCAGAAGATCGAGCGCATCCACATCGAGGACAGCC
This region includes:
- the polA gene encoding DNA polymerase I; this translates as MTDKKTLLLVDGSSYLYRAFHAMPDLRAVPGDSSSPATGAIRGMINMMTALRREVRADYAACVFDAPGRTFRDDWYPQYKANRSPMPDDLRSQIGPIHEVVKLLGWPVLCVPDVEADDVIGTLARTAANQRIEVIVSSGDKDLSQLVDEHVTIIDTMNGKKRDVAGVTAEFGVPPSLMIDYQTLVGDAVDNVPGVEKVGPKTAAKWLSEYGSLDGLIARAGEVKGQAGENLRKVLDWLPQGRRLVTIRTDCDLDGHVAGLPALDGIAIRPQQIDELKVFYERFGFKTLVKTLEAHEAPPELIEEGGKRNAPQGGTGLFDQPGFEAVEQASNLAYDTILDWEMFDRWLAKLQSADLVALDTETNSLDEMVAEIVGISFSVTPGEAAYVPVGHNYPDAPAQLPRGEVLARLTPWLEDGTRKKLGQHIKYDRHVFANHGIEVQGYAHDTMLQSYVLEVHKPHGLASLAERHLGRTGIDYEDLCGKGSHQIPFSQVSIEKAAEYACEDSDQTLDVHRTLWPRLEADEKLRFIYELEIETSETLFRVERNGVLIDAPTLASQSNELGRRIMALEQEAYGLAGQPFNLGSPKQIGEVFFTKLGLPVVKKTPSGAPSTDEEVLEKLAEDFPLPAKILEHRGLSKLKGTYTDKLGLLAHPRSGRVHTHYAQAVAVTGRLSSNDPNLQNIPIRTAEGRRVREAFVAPAGSVIASSDYSQIELRIMAHISGDESLLRAFTEGIDVHRATAGEVFGVAVDQVSSEQRRYAKVINFGLIYGMSSFGLARNLGIDNKAAASYIERYFARYPGVKAYMDETKARAREIGYVETVFGRRLYLPEIKSPNGPRRGAAERAAINAPMQGTAADLIKLSMVKVQEVLDAEKRGTKMIMQVHDELVFEVPESEVEWVRTEIPRLMASVADLKVPLLAEIGFGPNWDKAH
- the denD gene encoding D-erythronate dehydrogenase, yielding MRLMITGGGGFVGSRLAQALLARGTLAGERIGRLVLTDIAPPPASLLADPRVEARTGPLLAQTDALRGEEFDGVFHLASAVSGECELDFDLGLRSNLDSTRALLDAIRARVNAGGKVPRVVFSSSVAVFGPDPAHPMPKIVADDTLPVPQTSYGIQKLICEHLIADYTRKGYIDGRAARLMTVTVRPGRPNGAASSFFSSIIREPLAGVEAICPVSPEVSHPMTSPARTVEGLIAVYEASREAFCGRTALNLPALNVTVREMLDALEQVAGPAVRARVRFERDERIAGIVANWPTGASAARAARLGLHPHENFADIVRQYIDDCKAAPNADQTLKGMSS
- a CDS encoding LysR family transcriptional regulator; amino-acid sequence: MRLRHIEVFNAIMLTGSVSAAARLINITQPAVSRTLQHSEIQLGFSLFQRAKGRLAPTTEALALYPHIERLFAQLDEVQRLAASLRAGTDAGELRILAVLALSYEVLPRALKRFREKHPGVAVTVESLHSPQIMSALLLQEADVGFAFSPAVHPSLTQETLADSRMTCIAPKGMLPRALLRNGSVALHDLVKLPVIGLDSRDPVGTSLSQACRQAGIGFQAVVTVQTYHAALAMAHHGLGIALVDGCTAKSADREKVDVLVLEPLIPVPIRALRFAGRPDSVAVRSITRFMREAIEEMGSSA
- a CDS encoding M20/M25/M40 family metallo-hydrolase, whose product is MTAVAFARKAFLLTALGAACACALAAPDERLAALAAKEKPALLETLKEFVSIESGSRDLEGLDKMANLVASKFKALGGQVELIDVSEGAYRMEDTPEKIGKVVRATFKGTGTKKIMLIAHMDTVYQIGMSKQQPFRIDGDKAYGLGIADDKQGVAVIAHTVAMLKAMDFKDYGLLTVLINGDEEISSPGARTLITKLGGEHDVVMSFEGSSARDDKLSLATAGIASVTLNVTGKASHAGSMPEAGVNALYELSHQILQMRDLSDPSTGLKLNWTVSRAGTNRNVIPATAVAAADVRVLKVSDYDRIEQQVMERVKNQLIPQAKVEVKFERRRPPLEATDASRALAAHAQQIYKELGKTLGADDKVAGGGTDAAFAALKTKAAVVERFGLQGFGAHSMDAEYVLIDSIPPRLYLATQLIMDVSRNKVGQTAP
- a CDS encoding IlvD/Edd family dehydratase, which encodes MKSKKKNTKAAAGKAPKFKLRSQAWFDNPANADMTALYLERTMNFGLGFDELQSGRPIIGIAQTGSDIAPCNRHHLVLAERVREGIRDAGGIAFEFPIHPIQETCKRPTAALDRNLQYLSLVEVLYGYPIDGVVLTTGCDKTTPAQLMAAATVDIPAIALNSGPMLNGWHEGERTGSGTIVWRAREMMAAGKIGYQEFLKLVASSAPSTGHCNTMGTASTMNSLTEALGMTLPGSAAIPAPYRDRQEMAYMTGKRIVEMVREDLKPSDILTREAFENAIVVNSALGGSTNAPVHLNAIARHIGVELTTEDWEKHGYKIPLIVNLQPAGEYLGEDYYRAGGVPAVVAELVAQKKIKPAMTANGKTLIENCEGRFTSDRKVIFPYNKPMKKNAGFLNLKGNLFDSAIMKTSVITPEFHSRYLEDPKDPMAFEGTAIVFDGPEDYHARIDDPKMKIDERSVLFMRGVGPVGYPGAAEVVNMRAPSYLLKKGITALPCIGDGRQSGTSGSPSILNASPEAATGGGLALVRTGDRVRIDLKKRTADMLVSDEELAKRRAELEKQGGYPYPKSQTPWQEIQRAVVDELSEGMVLKPAVKYQRIHARFGIPRDNH
- a CDS encoding FadR/GntR family transcriptional regulator, with the protein product MRVPAPSQPLPLIVDRLSDRLAALLGAQIESGALREGDRLPTEQKLAEAHGVSRTVVREAVHQLKSRGLVNSRQGSGVYVAPRPVNQPLAFDPTVLTSVQAVVHVVEVRRVLEGEIAALAAERASRAQIAELRRALKAIDAAVADGRDGVAEDLAFHRVIGEATGNPQFRQLLGFLEQYLREGMRITRGNEARRLDFMTAVQREHRAIFEAIAARDPEAARRRATEHITRGEQRLIEGGVIDGRRRQAAVKAVRAAAATTAGKGKKSMKESP